The DNA region CTATAACTATACTAGTACCTTCAAAGGAACATCGAAGAAGAGAAGCCCTAATTTCCCATCAACACGCGTATCAGTCTCCAACGGAATCACGCCTTTCGCGATATCTTGAAGCAGATAAAAAGCATCATAGATAACTTCAAATCCATCAACGGATAGCACAACGTCGACATAAGAAGATCCACGCGCCTTAATCCGAGCACCGCCGACGGAGGAAACCAACCCTAGCTGACGACCACGGTACCCGACGGAAACAACAAGGGAATCGTATGTAAGGGAGAAGAAGTCTCTGTTACGAACCTTCACTGTGAGGGAAAACGATAGGTCCAGAATCGGTTTAGGATTGGTTCGGATTCCGATGTGGTTGATTCGGATGCGGACGAGGCGAATCTCCGGGTCGGATGGATAGAGGATGAAGATTCCGGCGGCGATGAGGAGGGTGAGGAGGAGTGCGGCGGAGTAGATGAGACAGGTGCGGTGGTGATGGTGGCGGGAACGAGGACGGTAGGAGGGAAGGAGAACGACGACGTTTTGTTGTGGGTAAGGATAGGAATAAGGGTTGGGGTTAGGGTTGGAGGGAAGGGGCGAGTAAGAAACAAACTCGTCCTTTCCTGTCATGTTGTTGATGAGATTCTTTTGGGTGTCCTATCCTACACCATCGGACAACAAAATGTAACACGTACAAACAAATACTAATACTACTATTACTTGTACATGATAAGCATTGCTTAACTTCAA from Lathyrus oleraceus cultivar Zhongwan6 chromosome 1, CAAS_Psat_ZW6_1.0, whole genome shotgun sequence includes:
- the LOC127116377 gene encoding uncharacterized protein LOC127116377, with protein sequence MTGKDEFVSYSPLPSNPNPNPYSYPYPQQNVVVLLPSYRPRSRHHHHRTCLIYSAALLLTLLIAAGIFILYPSDPEIRLVRIRINHIGIRTNPKPILDLSFSLTVKVRNRDFFSLTYDSLVVSVGYRGRQLGLVSSVGGARIKARGSSYVDVVLSVDGFEVIYDAFYLLQDIAKGVIPLETDTRVDGKLGLLFFDVPLKATVSCAVYVNLNKQTVVRQDCYPESLGDTLDRNISIAAGETP